A region from the Salidesulfovibrio onnuriiensis genome encodes:
- a CDS encoding response regulator, producing MKVLIVDTDAGFRRQLSQLLSRRGIQVQDTDDVEKAREMACRQQVDAVLLGAAGHERGMLAFLGDVRIACPQAPVVFINHSSTVSLSIEAMKLGAYAEMGAPVDMEELERKLRSILDHKSGAGGS from the coding sequence ATGAAAGTACTGATTGTTGATACAGACGCCGGGTTCCGCAGGCAGCTTTCCCAATTGCTCTCCAGGCGGGGGATACAGGTACAGGATACCGACGATGTGGAGAAGGCCCGCGAAATGGCATGCAGGCAGCAGGTGGACGCGGTCCTTCTCGGGGCGGCGGGGCACGAGCGCGGCATGCTGGCTTTCCTTGGTGACGTCCGTATTGCCTGTCCGCAGGCTCCGGTGGTTTTCATCAATCATTCCAGCACGGTTTCATTGTCCATAGAAGCCATGAAGTTGGGGGCGTACGCCGAAATGGGTGCGCCGGTGGACATGGAGGAACTGGAGCGGAAGCTGAGATCGATTCTGGATCACAAGTCGGGTGCTGGCGGGAGTTGA
- a CDS encoding dinitrogenase iron-molybdenum cofactor biosynthesis protein, whose product MQKILIPLLDNDVAPRFDLATDVLIIFLVWVKGELVDREDKVVVFDHASPEDLCRMIITEGVDTVICGGIEDEFYDFLTWKEVEVVDDVVGAASRVVMAFMAGELRPGAVLYRCQE is encoded by the coding sequence ATGCAGAAAATTCTCATTCCCCTTCTGGACAACGACGTGGCCCCCCGGTTCGACCTGGCCACGGACGTGCTCATCATTTTCCTGGTCTGGGTCAAGGGCGAACTGGTGGACCGCGAGGACAAGGTGGTGGTCTTCGACCACGCCTCGCCCGAGGACCTGTGCCGCATGATCATCACCGAAGGCGTGGACACGGTCATCTGCGGCGGCATCGAGGACGAGTTCTACGACTTCCTGACCTGGAAGGAGGTGGAGGTCGTCGACGACGTGGTCGGCGCCGCCTCGCGGGTGGTCATGGCCTTCATGGCCGGGGAGCTTCGCCCCGGGGCGGTTCTGTATCGTTGTCAGGAATGA
- a CDS encoding C39 family peptidase, translating to MIRPRSIATMLGLLCLLAGCAAAKPTVQAPTGIGSNMVANVPFHPQEDHQCGPSSLAMVLNHAGDNVTPEEIAQSIFRKNIRGTVSLDMALYPRNRGFNSRFGKGDPQGLVQAVDANKPAVVMVNQGFAMARKLHYMVVTGYTPDFVVVNSGRERNKRIAWDEFLTQWRDTGFWMLTVQPRSGS from the coding sequence ATGATCCGCCCGCGCAGCATCGCGACCATGCTCGGCCTCCTGTGCCTGCTCGCGGGGTGCGCCGCCGCCAAGCCGACGGTCCAGGCCCCCACGGGCATCGGATCCAACATGGTGGCCAACGTGCCCTTCCACCCGCAGGAGGACCACCAGTGCGGCCCCTCGTCCCTGGCGATGGTCCTGAACCATGCGGGCGACAACGTCACCCCCGAGGAGATAGCCCAAAGCATCTTCCGCAAGAACATCCGGGGAACCGTGAGCCTGGACATGGCCCTCTACCCCCGCAACCGGGGATTCAACAGCCGCTTCGGCAAGGGGGATCCCCAGGGACTGGTGCAGGCCGTGGACGCGAACAAACCGGCGGTGGTTATGGTCAACCAGGGCTTCGCCATGGCCCGCAAGCTCCACTACATGGTGGTCACGGGCTATACCCCGGACTTCGTGGTGGTCAATTCGGGCAGGGAGCGCAACAAGCGGATCGCCTGGGACGAATTCCTGACCCAATGGCGGGACACCGGGTTCTGGATGCTGACCGTGCAGCCGAGGAGCGGTTCATGA
- a CDS encoding CBS domain-containing protein translates to MKVKEVMIPISQYVTVDLDSTLRDVFEALDEDFKGKSDKCHAHRDVVVLDVEGEFAGLVTMVDIIRSLEPNYAKISHVEEDAVLTGDYVLEVFKRFGLWHDSLEGLCEKAVSLKVGDAMHIPDADETVDEEDELGLAIHKYIFGAEQPIIVRGGGRVTGVLRLSDIFEVVRGQMLACAL, encoded by the coding sequence ATGAAGGTCAAAGAGGTGATGATCCCGATATCACAATATGTGACCGTGGACTTGGACTCCACGTTGCGGGACGTCTTCGAGGCCCTTGATGAGGATTTCAAGGGCAAAAGCGACAAATGTCACGCCCACAGGGACGTGGTGGTGCTCGACGTGGAGGGCGAGTTCGCCGGGCTGGTGACCATGGTGGACATCATCCGCTCCCTGGAGCCCAATTACGCCAAGATCTCCCATGTGGAAGAGGATGCCGTGCTCACCGGCGACTACGTGCTCGAAGTCTTCAAGCGCTTCGGCCTGTGGCACGATTCCCTTGAGGGCCTGTGCGAAAAGGCCGTGTCCCTCAAGGTGGGCGACGCCATGCACATTCCCGATGCGGACGAGACCGTGGACGAGGAGGACGAACTCGGTCTGGCCATCCACAAGTACATCTTCGGCGCGGAGCAGCCCATTATCGTCAGGGGTGGCGGCAGGGTCACCGGCGTGCTGAGGCTCAGTGATATCTTTGAAGTCGTGCGCGGCCAGATGCTGGCCTGCGCTCTCTAA
- a CDS encoding tetratricopeptide repeat protein — MSRFALLLATLLLTAGCAMPTITVHEDALSPREHLQLGISYEQKKEYDLAEEQYREATDLPEAWLCLANLAFTRQQWDESEKLYEKAMKQLPEDPRPYNNLAWLYYTRKRDLCRAETLAEKAVALAPAKQRKPYEDTLESVRAARRIVELK; from the coding sequence ATGAGCCGGTTCGCATTGCTGCTGGCAACGCTGCTCCTGACCGCGGGCTGCGCCATGCCTACCATCACCGTGCACGAGGACGCCCTCAGCCCGAGGGAACACCTCCAGCTCGGCATCAGCTATGAGCAGAAAAAGGAATACGACCTGGCCGAGGAACAGTACCGCGAGGCCACTGACCTGCCCGAGGCGTGGCTCTGCCTGGCGAACCTCGCCTTTACCCGGCAGCAGTGGGACGAGTCGGAAAAATTGTATGAAAAGGCAATGAAACAACTGCCCGAAGATCCGCGACCCTACAACAACCTCGCCTGGCTCTACTATACCCGGAAACGGGACCTCTGCCGGGCCGAAACCCTGGCGGAAAAGGCCGTGGCCCTGGCCCCGGCAAAACAGCGCAAGCCCTACGAGGACACCCTCGAATCCGTTCGCGCCGCCCGCCGGATCGTGGAGCTGAAATAA
- a CDS encoding transferase, with the protein MKELNNLIDHVVQRVSANLHAPGTDISRYVADQIPLDSHALYYAFYALTHQHPLSFNFKHSSLAGTYFLGKTEVELSIVYKCDIRGDELKPKGTVVEIDGSKLRLFQDERISIRHSFLMKTLVHNNSHDAENVEIFKILNTVALHYANIHGTSVEGCLIEPFATVDFSTCHNCKVGAYAYVQADDLRGEVVEPGSVRIEKTGQFKLQYQYDRDVLEKYIRLDENCRPSGVFMEFCESRKTDFEPVYNAAQPEIPVDFPDTSFVGHYSLIRGDCAIGHNVMVCQRAYVENSRLGDGSNAQENCYIINSTFEGMNVTAHGGKVINTDLGRRTFTGFNSFIHGTEEARVAIGKHCVIMPHTIIDAEEPISVPNGSLVWGLIRTQADVATNTILLEDLKGLNRLDQGGLRAEGDLAAFVEGFVHRIEHILEENGAFFDASDPDTAGHAQKTQDLGYNTVQSYMGGDLKGLCPTIRIEPLIP; encoded by the coding sequence ATGAAAGAGTTGAACAATCTCATCGACCATGTCGTACAAAGGGTGAGCGCCAACCTGCACGCGCCCGGTACGGACATTTCCCGGTACGTGGCCGACCAGATTCCGCTGGACAGCCATGCCCTGTATTATGCCTTCTACGCATTGACGCATCAGCATCCGCTTTCATTCAACTTCAAGCATTCCAGTCTGGCCGGCACCTATTTCCTTGGCAAGACCGAGGTGGAGCTTTCCATCGTCTACAAATGTGATATCCGCGGCGACGAGCTCAAACCCAAGGGCACCGTGGTGGAGATCGACGGCAGCAAGCTCCGGCTCTTTCAGGACGAGCGGATTTCCATCCGCCACAGCTTTCTCATGAAGACCCTGGTGCACAACAATTCCCACGACGCCGAAAACGTGGAGATATTCAAGATTCTGAACACGGTGGCCCTGCATTACGCCAACATTCACGGCACCTCCGTGGAAGGCTGTCTCATCGAGCCTTTCGCCACCGTGGATTTTTCCACCTGCCACAACTGTAAGGTCGGGGCCTACGCCTATGTGCAGGCCGACGACCTGCGCGGCGAGGTTGTCGAACCCGGAAGCGTCCGCATCGAAAAGACCGGGCAGTTCAAGCTGCAGTACCAGTATGACAGGGACGTGCTTGAAAAGTACATCCGGCTTGACGAGAATTGCCGTCCCTCGGGCGTGTTCATGGAATTCTGCGAATCGCGCAAGACCGATTTCGAGCCCGTGTACAACGCGGCCCAGCCCGAGATTCCCGTGGATTTCCCGGACACCTCCTTCGTGGGCCATTATTCGCTCATCAGGGGCGATTGCGCCATCGGCCACAACGTCATGGTCTGCCAGCGGGCCTACGTGGAGAATTCCCGCCTGGGTGACGGATCCAACGCCCAGGAAAACTGTTACATCATTAATTCCACCTTCGAGGGCATGAACGTGACCGCCCACGGCGGCAAGGTCATCAACACCGACCTGGGCCGGCGCACCTTCACCGGGTTCAACTCTTTCATCCACGGCACCGAAGAAGCCCGCGTGGCCATCGGCAAGCACTGCGTGATCATGCCGCACACCATCATCGACGCGGAAGAGCCCATCTCCGTGCCGAACGGCTCCCTGGTCTGGGGGCTCATCCGCACCCAGGCAGACGTGGCCACCAACACCATCCTGCTGGAGGATCTCAAGGGCCTGAACCGGCTCGACCAGGGCGGGCTGCGCGCCGAGGGAGACCTGGCCGCATTCGTGGAGGGCTTTGTCCACCGCATCGAACACATCCTGGAGGAGAACGGCGCCTTCTTCGACGCCAGCGACCCGGATACCGCCGGGCATGCCCAGAAGACCCAGGATCTGGGGTACAACACGGTTCAGTCCTACATGGGCGGCGACCTCAAGGGGCTGTGTCCGACCATTCGCATTGAACCGCTCATTCCCTAG
- a CDS encoding phosphatidylserine decarboxylase: MKSAIRKLVAAAFVLALAFPAAAAELKKVPSDCPCAQSINRLVDTYQKDAGFRELMDAAFANMQQTPAHYSARNPWMGKSMPDLVKFLKDWCTFLPEIDGTHDTGLKYIQDFALFYYKNPFGVTFVQLSPGREIMQDFVRQRGDYMDSPESTKIIAEWLKDPRIERGDYVIPDPKAKDGGFKSYNEFFSRSLADQAQSRPQTMPDRDYIIAAPTDCVMNSIPQKIRDESTQITTKGNEALNIVDLLGGSKYAKKFLGGTALSCVLMPNTYHHYHSPVAGTVVEAKILEGPFFGHPDFPNWVPPDGNVGYYGATFSPFENFQRGYFIVDTGKYGHVAMVAVGLNTISSVVFKPPFNKLTKPAKVKRGDELGYFLYGGSLFMMIFEPDRYSSDAIQVRLGNQIGTFDTK; the protein is encoded by the coding sequence ATGAAATCAGCGATCCGGAAACTCGTTGCGGCGGCATTTGTGCTGGCGCTGGCCTTCCCGGCCGCAGCGGCCGAGCTCAAGAAAGTCCCGAGCGACTGCCCGTGCGCGCAGTCCATCAACCGGCTGGTGGACACCTACCAGAAGGACGCCGGATTCCGGGAACTCATGGACGCGGCCTTTGCCAACATGCAGCAGACCCCGGCCCATTATTCGGCCCGCAACCCGTGGATGGGCAAGTCCATGCCCGACCTGGTCAAGTTCCTGAAGGACTGGTGCACATTCCTGCCCGAGATAGACGGCACCCACGACACGGGCCTCAAGTACATCCAGGACTTCGCCCTGTTCTACTACAAAAACCCGTTCGGCGTGACCTTCGTGCAGCTCTCGCCCGGGCGCGAGATCATGCAGGACTTCGTGCGCCAGCGCGGGGACTACATGGACAGCCCGGAATCCACCAAGATCATCGCCGAATGGCTCAAGGACCCGCGCATCGAGCGCGGGGACTACGTCATCCCCGACCCCAAGGCCAAGGATGGCGGCTTCAAGTCCTACAACGAGTTCTTTTCCCGCAGCCTCGCGGACCAGGCCCAAAGCCGCCCCCAGACCATGCCCGACCGCGACTACATCATCGCCGCACCCACGGACTGCGTCATGAATTCCATCCCCCAGAAGATCAGGGACGAAAGCACACAGATCACCACCAAGGGCAACGAGGCCCTGAACATCGTGGACCTGCTGGGAGGCTCCAAATACGCAAAAAAATTCCTGGGCGGCACGGCCCTGTCCTGCGTGCTCATGCCCAACACCTACCACCACTACCACTCGCCCGTGGCCGGAACCGTGGTGGAAGCCAAGATCCTGGAAGGCCCCTTCTTCGGCCATCCCGACTTCCCGAACTGGGTGCCGCCGGACGGCAACGTGGGCTATTACGGAGCCACCTTCAGCCCGTTCGAGAACTTCCAGCGCGGCTACTTCATCGTGGACACGGGCAAGTACGGCCATGTGGCCATGGTGGCCGTGGGCCTGAACACCATCAGCTCGGTGGTCTTCAAGCCGCCCTTCAACAAACTGACCAAACCCGCCAAGGTCAAGCGGGGCGACGAACTGGGCTACTTCCTCTACGGCGGCTCGCTGTTCATGATGATATTCGAGCCGGACCGCTATTCCTCGGACGCCATCCAGGTCCGGCTGGGCAACCAGATCGGCACCTTCGACACGAAATAG
- a CDS encoding sigma-54 interaction domain-containing protein, with product MSEAVRKRLRDFFSQPGTLSGLLDELPIGVAVLDKHGTIMHVNGAYESITGVDRKKVSGMSCLHVLRCDFCTKGCPVYLKDDDFQLQQVDADIIDRERKRRPIKLTVSPVTDDAGEQVGVVETVTPAGRLNDYADPETGPYGFGSLVGRSPQMAKVFRMVPSVAQTDSSVLITGETGTGKDALAEQMHRASDRADGPFVKVNCGALPDTLLESELFGHAKGAFTGADQNKPGRFRMAHGGTLFLTELGDLPLNLQVKLLSFLDDKIIHPLGSNKEFHADVRVIVATHRNLEQMVAEGRFRQDLLYRLNVIRLHLPPLRERGEDIFLLQDHFLTEFCTRFNKRIEGFTDEAMVMLKNYAYPGNVRELRNLIEYAVNFCDDTVIDVRHLPAYLVHAPAPPRAAAPAAVEEAAPAPVAEVPVSGKENWEDVERRMILDALVKARGRRQAAARLLGWGRSTLWRKMKQYEIE from the coding sequence ATGTCTGAAGCCGTCCGCAAACGCCTGCGCGATTTCTTTTCCCAGCCCGGCACCTTGTCCGGCCTGCTGGACGAACTGCCCATCGGCGTGGCCGTGCTGGACAAGCACGGCACCATCATGCACGTGAACGGGGCCTATGAATCCATCACGGGGGTGGACCGCAAGAAGGTTTCGGGCATGTCCTGCCTGCACGTGCTGCGCTGCGACTTCTGCACCAAGGGCTGCCCCGTCTACCTCAAGGACGATGACTTCCAGCTCCAGCAGGTGGACGCGGACATCATTGACCGCGAACGCAAGCGGCGGCCCATCAAGCTCACGGTTTCCCCGGTGACCGACGACGCGGGCGAGCAGGTGGGCGTGGTGGAGACCGTGACCCCGGCCGGACGCCTCAACGACTATGCCGACCCCGAGACCGGGCCGTACGGGTTCGGCTCCCTGGTGGGCCGCAGCCCGCAGATGGCCAAGGTCTTCCGCATGGTGCCCAGTGTGGCCCAGACCGATTCCTCGGTGCTCATCACCGGCGAGACCGGCACGGGCAAGGACGCCCTGGCCGAGCAGATGCACCGGGCCTCGGACCGTGCGGACGGGCCGTTCGTCAAGGTCAACTGCGGCGCGCTGCCCGACACCCTGCTGGAATCCGAGCTCTTCGGCCACGCCAAGGGCGCGTTCACGGGCGCGGACCAGAACAAGCCGGGCCGTTTCCGCATGGCCCATGGCGGCACCCTGTTCCTGACCGAGCTCGGGGACCTGCCCCTCAACCTGCAGGTCAAGCTGCTCTCCTTCCTGGACGACAAGATCATCCATCCCCTGGGCAGCAACAAGGAATTTCACGCGGACGTACGCGTTATCGTGGCCACCCACCGCAATCTCGAACAAATGGTGGCCGAGGGCCGTTTCCGCCAGGACCTGCTGTACCGGCTCAACGTCATCCGCCTGCACCTGCCGCCCCTGCGCGAGCGCGGCGAGGACATTTTCCTGCTGCAGGACCACTTTCTCACCGAATTCTGCACCCGCTTCAACAAGCGCATCGAGGGGTTCACGGACGAGGCCATGGTCATGCTCAAGAACTACGCTTACCCCGGCAACGTGCGCGAGCTCCGGAACCTCATCGAGTATGCGGTTAACTTTTGCGACGACACGGTCATCGACGTGCGCCATCTGCCCGCCTATTTGGTCCATGCGCCGGCACCACCCCGTGCGGCGGCCCCTGCGGCCGTGGAGGAAGCCGCTCCTGCCCCGGTTGCCGAGGTGCCGGTTTCCGGCAAGGAAAACTGGGAGGATGTGGAGCGGCGCATGATCCTGGACGCCCTGGTCAAGGCCCGGGGCCGCAGGCAGGCGGCCGCCCGGCTCCTGGGCTGGGGGCGCAGCACCCTGTGGCGCAAGATGAAACAGTACGAGATCGAGTAG
- a CDS encoding SLC13 family permease — MSTAQAPSFDWKRLVFMFTGIALFVLVYYCPAWPDAVDPLGKHFELTKEAKGAIAIFLLAGTWWVFEVVPIGVTSLLIGIMQALFFVRPADVAFRDFMDPSVLFIFASIMIGLVFTKTGLTKRLAYKMLDIVGERTSMIYLGVFVVTALLTHIMAHTAVAATIYPLLLAIYSLYGEGNKPTKFGKGLFIGMAYVAGAGSIVTLLGAARGAVALGFFNEIVNRDVGFFELTWYMFPIGWLMVFALWGFFMIFLKPEKAVIPGLREKARELNSRMGPITRQEILAAILVLGVIAVMSARAFVPELKMLNKTAIILVSSVLFFVFKILDLKDLEDIPWNIILLFAGAMSIGFCLWQTGAAKWMAVNWLVMFQDANWFIFVMSIAFFVMIMTNFIMNVAAIAISLPVALVIAPYLGVAPDVILYSALVVAGMPFLLLVGAAPNAIAYDSGQFTPGEFFAYGVPASIMLMVITGIACLVIWPLMGMPITLPTGG, encoded by the coding sequence ATGAGTACTGCGCAAGCCCCGTCGTTCGACTGGAAACGCCTCGTCTTCATGTTCACGGGCATCGCCCTGTTCGTTCTCGTGTATTATTGCCCGGCCTGGCCCGATGCGGTGGACCCCCTGGGCAAGCATTTCGAATTGACCAAGGAGGCCAAGGGAGCCATCGCCATCTTCCTGTTGGCCGGCACATGGTGGGTCTTCGAGGTCGTGCCCATCGGCGTGACCTCCCTGCTCATCGGCATCATGCAGGCCCTGTTCTTCGTGCGCCCGGCCGACGTGGCCTTCAGGGACTTCATGGACCCGTCGGTTCTGTTCATCTTCGCGTCCATCATGATCGGCCTGGTCTTCACCAAGACCGGCCTGACCAAGCGCCTTGCCTACAAGATGCTGGACATCGTGGGCGAGCGGACGAGCATGATCTACCTCGGGGTCTTCGTGGTCACCGCGCTGCTGACCCACATCATGGCACACACTGCGGTGGCGGCCACCATCTACCCGCTGCTGCTGGCCATCTACAGCCTGTACGGCGAGGGCAACAAGCCCACCAAGTTCGGCAAGGGCCTGTTCATCGGCATGGCCTACGTGGCCGGGGCCGGTTCCATCGTCACCCTGCTGGGTGCGGCCCGCGGCGCCGTGGCTCTCGGTTTCTTCAACGAGATCGTGAACCGCGACGTGGGCTTCTTCGAGCTGACCTGGTACATGTTCCCCATCGGCTGGCTCATGGTCTTCGCGCTCTGGGGCTTCTTCATGATCTTCCTGAAGCCGGAAAAGGCCGTCATTCCCGGCCTGCGTGAAAAGGCGCGGGAACTGAACTCCAGGATGGGCCCCATCACCCGCCAGGAAATCCTGGCCGCCATCCTGGTCCTCGGAGTCATCGCGGTCATGAGCGCGCGCGCCTTCGTGCCCGAGCTCAAGATGCTGAACAAGACCGCCATCATCCTGGTTTCCTCCGTGCTCTTCTTCGTGTTCAAGATTCTTGACCTCAAGGACCTCGAAGATATCCCCTGGAACATCATCCTGCTCTTCGCGGGTGCCATGTCCATCGGCTTCTGTCTCTGGCAGACCGGCGCGGCCAAGTGGATGGCCGTGAACTGGCTGGTCATGTTCCAGGACGCCAACTGGTTCATCTTCGTCATGAGCATCGCCTTCTTCGTCATGATCATGACCAACTTCATCATGAACGTGGCGGCCATCGCCATCTCGTTGCCGGTGGCCCTGGTCATCGCGCCCTACCTCGGCGTGGCTCCGGACGTCATCCTGTACTCCGCCCTGGTGGTCGCCGGTATGCCGTTCCTGCTGCTGGTGGGTGCCGCACCCAACGCAATCGCCTACGATTCCGGGCAGTTCACCCCTGGTGAATTCTTTGCCTACGGTGTTCCCGCCAGCATCATGCTGATGGTCATCACCGGCATTGCCTGCCTGGTTATCTGGCCGCTCATGGGCATGCCCATCACGCTGCCCACTGGAGGCTAG
- a CDS encoding PA2779 family protein: MTTQIETRFFKLTTLLLLCVMTVVGFTPRVEAGFVPNTTLSGQLDRGQDLDAVRQTLENKMVTKRLQELGYSQEEIKDRLAQLSDEDLHRLTTSIQDVDVAGDGIGFIIGVLIIVALVVLILNLADKRVTIS, encoded by the coding sequence ATGACTACACAGATTGAAACCCGTTTCTTCAAACTCACGACCCTGCTGCTCCTGTGCGTCATGACCGTTGTCGGCTTCACGCCCCGGGTGGAGGCAGGCTTTGTCCCCAACACCACCCTTTCCGGCCAGCTGGACAGGGGCCAGGACCTGGACGCCGTCCGGCAGACCCTGGAAAACAAGATGGTCACCAAGCGACTGCAGGAGCTCGGCTACTCGCAGGAGGAAATCAAGGACCGCCTGGCCCAGCTCTCCGACGAGGACCTGCACCGGCTGACCACCAGCATCCAGGACGTGGACGTTGCCGGTGACGGCATCGGCTTCATCATCGGGGTGCTGATCATCGTGGCCCTGGTGGTGCTCATCCTCAATCTCGCGGACAAGCGGGTGACCATCTCATGA
- a CDS encoding response regulator, with protein sequence MSFANVLLVDDEKSFLEIMEKRLGSRDLEVSTAESGPAALDILRGNSAVDVVILDVKMPGMDGLEVLRAIRGDFPLVEVIMLTGHGTIETAIDGMKQGAFDYLLKPCDIERLVELVRAAKDKKAVHEEKIMQAHMKEITGKMI encoded by the coding sequence ATGAGTTTCGCCAACGTTCTTCTGGTCGACGATGAAAAGAGTTTTCTGGAAATCATGGAGAAGCGTCTCGGCTCCCGCGACCTGGAGGTCTCCACGGCCGAGAGCGGTCCCGCCGCCCTGGATATCCTGCGCGGAAACAGCGCGGTCGACGTGGTCATCCTGGACGTGAAGATGCCGGGCATGGACGGCCTGGAGGTGCTGCGCGCCATCCGTGGGGATTTCCCGCTGGTTGAGGTCATCATGCTCACCGGGCACGGCACCATTGAAACCGCCATCGACGGCATGAAGCAGGGGGCCTTCGATTACCTGCTCAAGCCCTGCGACATCGAGAGGCTGGTGGAGCTGGTTCGGGCCGCCAAGGACAAGAAGGCCGTGCATGAGGAAAAGATCATGCAGGCGCATATGAAGGAGATCACCGGCAAGATGATCTAG